The following are encoded in a window of Camarhynchus parvulus chromosome 1A, STF_HiC, whole genome shotgun sequence genomic DNA:
- the MANSC1 gene encoding MANSC domain-containing protein 1, whose amino-acid sequence MSRGGSRWPVRLLLIACLMAGPALSQECSAEKMENSIIDIDLSLPRGVRGAEPLRVPSAGACVRACCSGHRLAGDKKCNLIIFYAARTSTHPNCYLFYCPSTEACPMKPATGLVSYKITTEDKSIKTVNFSSNEYSLPLDAGTFISHSQDIHQNHTASLEQSVLHQASELLNHIGKHLANMELHTVSPESQRANESESLDPISRQQGINVPPRTPSAAPVGNPSASFLITAQAGVPETSTASLAALPTGTAQLESLTTSLHPGADKPTTGASPPAAATAAKPAVPATSIAVTHVPLSKPTNSASPSTTVQVTTNSGSATALSRLRTPAMAPEPTAVSSNDTSHVTLLSFPGFILSSDSPASSQNDLQGYDPSDSESSLSEGVLKGKDVFQLGEKSSLVAALFFGVMFLLLVIVLTGKKIHESLQKRHYTRLDYLINGIYADV is encoded by the exons ATGTCCCGCGGGGGCAGCCGCTGGCCGGTTCGCCTGCTGCTGATCGCCTGCCTGATGGCCGGGCCGGCGCTGAGCCAGGAGTGCTCGGCGGAGAAGATGGAGAATTCCATCATCGATATAGACCTGTCGCTGCCCCGCGGCGTCCGGGGCGCGGAGCCGCTGCGCGTCCCCAGCGCGGGTGCGTGTGTCCGCGCCTGCTGCTCGGGGCACCGGCTCGCAG GAGACAAGAAGtgtaatttgattattttttatgctGCAAGAACAAGTACACATCCAAACTGCTACTTGTTTTACTGTCCTAGCACTGAGGCTTGTCCAATGAAACCTGCAACAGGACTTGTGAGCTACAAGATAACTACAG AGGATAAATCCATCAAAACTGTGAACTTTTCTTCAAATGAGTATTCTTTGCCTTTGGATGCTGGAACCTTTATTTCTCACAGTCAGGATATCCATCAGAATCACACTGCCAGTTTGGAGCAGTCTGTCCTTCATCAGGCATCTGAACTCCTGAACCATATAGGCAAGCATTTGGCCAACATGGAACTTCATACAGTTTCTCCTGAATCTCAAAGAGCAAATGAATCTGAGAGCTTAGACCCCATCTCAAGGCAGCAGGGAATTAATGTGCCACCAAGGactccttctgctgctccagttGGAAACCCCAGTGCTTCCTTCCTCATCACTGCTCAGGCAGGTGTCCCTGAAACCAGCACTGCTTCTCTTGCTGCTCTGCCAacaggcactgcccagctggAGTCTCTTACAACCTCTCTGCATCCTGGTGCTGACAAACCAACCACAGGTGCCTCtccacctgctgcagccactgcagctaaacctgctgtccctgccaccaGCATCGCTGTTACTCATGTTCCTCTTTCCAAGCCCACaaattctgcttctccttctaCAACCGTGCAGGTGACCACGAATTCTGGATCTGCTACTGCTCTGTCAAGGCTAAGGACTCCAGCCATGGCTCCTGAGCCAACAGCTGTCTCCTCCAATGATACCAGCCATGTGACCCTGCTCTCTTTTCCAGGTTTCATTCTGTCCAGCGATTCCCCTGCATCTTCCCAAAATGACCTTCAGGGTTATGACCCATCTGACTCAGAAAGCTCCCTGTCAGAAGGCGTTCTGAAAGGGAAAGATGTCTttcagctgggggaaaaaagcagcctTGTAGCagctttgttttttggggtgatgttCTTGTTGCTAGTTATTGTGctgacagggaagaaaatccaCGAATCTCTTCAGAAGAGGCATTACACAAGGCTGGATTATTTGATCAATGGGATTTATGCTGATGTCTGA